One window of Nymphaea colorata isolate Beijing-Zhang1983 chromosome 1, ASM883128v2, whole genome shotgun sequence genomic DNA carries:
- the LOC116245696 gene encoding nuclear pore complex protein NUP35, which produces MSTQFQKSPKTGRQSLLFRDLASPVCQKGKFSTPGQAAAVSALWRENFGGADPPPPPIYTLEDRVDFSPEAGVGDYPTSPDFKSEMRTPSRDSMTPLKGKLSFGASTDVTPPQGLSASHSPGSSSWWSHGKGIANGEEQRKGSPVDGIVQHPETSTGLLMLPPPREVARPEVQRNSLPSGSLDEEEWVTVYGFGPGDTNLVLREFEKCGIILKHIPGPRDANWMHILYQSRFDAQKALAKNGLQINGLLIVGVKPLDPILRHSLSNKLSSQGFMVLPPPSSDRSSGTSHLKASPRPYYPQPEDSSRSSVGAIASPSKSVLSRIVDLMFGI; this is translated from the exons ATGAGTACGCAGTTTCAGAAAAGCCCCAAGACTGGACGGCAGTCCTTGCTTTTCAGGGATCTAGCATCGCCCGTCTGCCAGAAAGGGAAATTCTCGACCCCTGGCCAGGCAGCCGCGGTATCTGCTCTGTGGAGGGAGAATTTCGGGGGTGCAGACCCTCCGCCGCCTCCGATTTATACTTTGGAAGATCGAGTCGACTTCTCGCCGGAGGCTGGAGTCGGAGACTACCCTACGTCCCCTGATTTCAAATCGGAGATGAGAACCCCTTCGAGGGATTCGATGACTCCGTTGAAAGGGAAATTGAGCTTCGGTGCGTCGACAGATGTCACACCTCCTCAGGGGCTTTCGGCGTCTCATAGCCCCGGTAGCTCGAGCTGGTGGTCACATGGGAAGGGCATTGCAAATGGTGAGGAGCAGAGGAAAGGATCACCGGTGGATGGAATCGTCCAGCACCCGGAGACAAGTACGGGCCTGCTTATGCTGCCGCCACCCAGAGAGGTTGCTAGGCCAGAGGTGCAGAGAAATAGCTTGCCTTCTGGTAGCTTGGATGAAGAAGAATGGGTTACAGTTTACGG GTTTGGTCCAGGGGACACCAATCTAGTATTAAGGGAGTTTGAAAAATGTGGTATTATATTGAAGCATATCCCTGGTCCAAGAGATGCAAACTGGATGCACATTTTATATCAG AGCCGGTTTGATGCTCAGAAGGCTCTTGCAAAGAACGGCTTGCAGATAAATGGCCTTCTTATCGTCGGGGTGAAGCCTTTGGATCCAATCTTGCGTCATTCCCTGAGCAACAAACTCAGCAGTCAAGGTTTCATGGTTTTACCGCCACCATCATCTGATAGAAGCTCAGGTACAAGTCATTTGAAGGCTTCCCCCCGGCCATATTACCCACAACCTGAAGATAGCAGCCGCAGTTCTGTTGGTGCCATTGCTTCACCTTCAAAATCTGTTCTGTCGAGAATTGTGGATTTGATGTTTGGCATTTGA
- the LOC116246311 gene encoding protein phosphatase 1 regulatory inhibitor subunit PPP1R7 homolog produces MEEAHPGLHEGAADDSCGECLDLTSCQLHDLDGIEIPRSLVELELTANRLSELDPRIGELSLLKKLCLRQNLLTDESVEPLSRWAAISGLHELVLRDNKLTKLPDVSNFKNLLLFDVSFNEISSLNGLSKVSNTLKELYVSKNEVTKMEELEHLHELQILELGSNRLRVMENLHTLKKLQELWLGRNRIRAVNLCGLQNIRKLSLQSNRLTSMLGFQECIALEELYLSHNGISKMEGLSTLINLRVLDVSSNKVTEISDIEKLTRLEDLWLNDNQIVSLEGIESAVASSKEKLTTIYLEHNPCAKLPDYASMLRNVFPNLQQIDSHVFL; encoded by the exons ATGGAGGAAGCGCACCCGGGGCTCCATGAAGGAGCTGCAGACGATTCGTGTGGGGAATGCCTTGATCTGACAAGCTGCCAACTCCATGATCTCGATGGGATTGAGATCCCCAGGAGCCTGGTGGAATTGGAGTTGACGGCGAATCGACTCTCGGAGTTGGACCCAAGAATCGGCGAACTCTCTCTGCTGAAGAAGCTCTGCCTCCGCCAGAATCTCTTAACCGACGAGAGTGTTGAACCTCTCTCTCGATGGGCTGCAATTTCCGGGCTTCAC GAGCTTGTTCTAAGGGATAATAAGCTTACAAAATTACCGGATGTCAGCAATTTCAAGAACCTTCTGCTTTTTGATGTGTCGTTCAATGAGATATCTTCCTTGAATGGATTATCTAAAGTATCAAACACGCTTAAAGAGCTCTATGTTTCCAAGAATGAAGTGACTAAAATGGAGGAGCTGGAGCACCTGCATGAACTGCAAATTCTTGAACTTGGCTCAAATAGATTACGA GTAATGGAAAATTTGCATACTCTGAAAAAATTACAGGAGCTTTGGTTGGGCAGGAATCGAATACGTGCAGTAAACCTTTGTGGGCTACAGAACATACGGAAGCTAAGCTTGCAGAGCAACCGTTTAACGTCTATGTTAGGATTTCAA GAGTGTATTGCTTTGGAGGAGCTGTATCTGAGCCATAATGGCATATCTAAGATGGAAGGATTATCCACATTAATTAACCTCCGTGTGTTGGATGTGTCGTCAAATAAAGTCACAGAAATTAGTGATATTGAGAAGTTAACAAG ATTGGAGGACTTATGGTTGAATGACAATCAAATTGTCTCGTTGGAGGGCATTGAGTCAGCAGTTGCCAGCTCCAAAGAGAAGCTTACGACCATATACCTTGAGCACAACCCATGT GCCAAGTTGCCGGACTATGCAAGCATGCTGAGGAATGTGTTTCCAAATCTGCAGCAGATTGATTCTCATGTGTTTTTGTAG
- the LOC116257399 gene encoding protein unc-13 homolog, translating into MAPFFRERSLGGSKRHMGIPENGASDLGSPFGELGVEISPSELKETAYEIFVAACRPSGGKPLTYISQSERSGEKERSLTSSPSALSVSSTSSSSPLHRSLTFSAASTMKKALGLKSSKKSPLNDGSPSRSSKKPMTVGELMRIQMKISEQKDGRIRRALLRIAAGQLGKRVEAIVLPLEFLQQFKASDFSDAEEYEAWKVRNLKIIEAGLLLHPVSPLEKNDSGAARLRQVLKGAFDRSIETGKNSESMQVLRSAIMPLACRSVDAFPSETCHWADGSPFNLILYQMLLEACFDSNDESTIIEELDEVLDLIKKTWPILGMNQMLHSLCFSWVLFHRFVATGQVENDLLLAAENQLAEVEKDAKTTKDPLYAKILNSTLSSILGWAEKRLLAYHDTFQAETIELMQSVVSLGVLAAKILVEDISTEYRRKRRGEVDVARNRIETYIRSSLRTAFAQKMEKVDSNRRSSKNPSPVLSVLARDIGDLAKYEKEIFSPIFKKWHPLSAGVAVATLHACYGRELKQFMSGVTELTPDAVQVLKSADKLEKDLVNIAVEDSVDSEDGGKAIIREMPPYEAESAMANLAKIWIKLRVDRLREWVDRNLQHEVWDPRANKDRFAPSVVEVLQMMDETIEAFFQLPIPMHQDLLPDLVSGLDRGLQHYVSKTKSGCGTKSSYLPTLPALTRCTTSSKLGAFKKKEKLPMKKKSQVGTANGDHAFGLPQLCVRMNTLHQIRTELEVLDKRIISHLRNGESTTMSISSGKDAKFELSLAGCLEGIQQLSEATAYKVVFHDLSHVLWDGLYVGEPASSRVEQFLKELEPKLELIASTVHNKVRSRVLTALMKVSFDGFLLVLLAGGPYRAFSRRDSQLIEEDFTSLKNLYVADGDGLPPELVEKAATPVTNVLPLFRAETGEVIDRFKQVVSRAYGPAMSKLPLPPTPDNWSPSDPNTVLRVLCHRNDEAATKFLKKNYGLPKKL; encoded by the exons ATGGCTCCCTTTTTCAGAGAGAGAAGTCTTGGGGGGTCAAAGAGACACATGGGTATTCCAGAAAACGGTGCTTCTGATTTGGGCTCACCTTTTGGTGAATTGGGTGTGGAGATCTCGCCCTCAGAATTAAAGGAGACGGCGTACGAGATCTTCGTTGCTGCGTGCAGACCGTCGGGAGGGAAACCTTTGACGTACATTTCTCAATCGGAGAGGAGTGGTGAAAAGGAGAGGTCGCTGACGTCTTCTCCGTCTGCCTTATCCgtttcttctacttcttcttcatctcccttGCACAGATCATTGACCTTCTCTGCAGCAAGTACGATGAAGAAGGCCTTAGGGTTGAAGTCCTCGAAGAAGAGTCCATTGAATGATGGGAGCCCGTCGAGATCGTCAAAAAAACCGATGACGGTTGGAGAGTTGATGAGGATTCAAATGAAGATCTCTGAGCAGAAGGACGGTCGAATTCGCCGTGCACTTTTGAGGATTGCTGCTGGACAA CTTGGGAAGCGTGTTGAAGCAATTGTTCTGCCTCTAGAATTCTTGCAGCAGTTCAAGGCTTCTGACTTCTCAGACGCTGAAGAATATGAGGCTTGGAAAGTCAGAAATTTGAAGATAATTGAAGCTGGTCTTCTTCTGCATCCTGTTTCACCTCTGGAAAAAAATGACTCAGGTGCAGCGAGGCTTCGTCAAGTTCTAAAGGGTGCCTTTGATAGGTCAATAGAAACAGGAAAAAATTCGGAATCAATGCAAGTGCTGAGAAGTGCTATCATGCCTCTTGCATGCAGATCAGTTGATGCATTTCCCTCAGAGACATGCCACTGGGCGGATGGATCACCCTTTAATCTTATACTCTACCAGATGCTGTTAGAGGCTTGTTTTGACAGTAATGATGAATCTACAATTATTGAGGAGCTCGATGAGGTATTAGATCTCATAAAAAAGACGTGGCCAATCCTTGGAATGAATCAAATGCTCCATagcctttgtttttcttgggttcTCTTTCATCGGTTTGTTGCAACTGGGCAAGTGGAAAATGATTTACTACTAGCTGCCGAGAATCAATTAGCAGAAgttgaaaaagatgcaaaaacgACAAAGGATCCATTATATGCTAAAATCTTGAATTCAACACTGTCTTCAATTCTTGGTTGGGCTGAGAAGAGGCTTCTGGCATATCATGATACCTTTCAGGCTGAAACCATTGAGTTGATGCAGAGTGTTGTTTCTTTGGGTGTTTTGGCTGCAAAGATACTAGTTGAAGATATTTCAACTGAGTATAGGCGTAAAAGGAGGGGGGAAGTTGATGTTGCTCGCAACAGGATTGAGACCTACATCAGGTCTTCTCTACGAACAGCTTTTGCACAG aaaatggaaaaagttgaTTCAAACAGGCGTTCTAGTAAGAACCCATCTCCAGTTCTTTCTGTTCTTGCAAGAGACATAGGTGATCTTGCAAAATATGAGAAAGAAATCTTTAGTCCTATATTCAAGAAGTGGCATCCTTTGTCTGCTGGTGTGGCTGTGGCGACACTCCATGCATGCTATGGAAGAGAGCTAAAGCAATTTATGTCGGGTGTAACTGAGTTGACTCCTGATGCTGTCCAAGTCCTAAAGTCAGCAGACAAGTTAGAGAAGGACCTAGTCAATATTGCTGTAGAAGACTCAGTTGATAGCGAGGATGGCGGAAAGGCGATTATTCGTGAGATGCCTCCTTATGAGGCTGAATCTGCAATGGCTAATCTGGCCAAAATATGGATAAAGTTGAGAGTTGATAGACTGAGGGAATGGGTTGACAGGAACTTGCAGCATGAG GTGTGGGATCCAAGGGCAAACAAGGATAGGTTTGCTCCTTCTGTCGTGGAAGTTCTTCAAATGATGGATGAGACAATTGAGGCATTCTTTCAGCTACCAATTCCCATGCATCAAGATTTACTTCCAGATCTAGTATCCGGCCTAGACCGTGGTCTTCAGCATTATGTATCAAAGACGAAATCTGGTTGCG GAACAAAGAGCAGTTACTTACCCACCCTACCAGCATTGACTAGATGTACGACTAGTTCAAAGTTGGGtgcttttaagaaaaaagagaagttgCCTATGAAAAAGAAATCACAGGTGGGCACAGCAAACGGTGATCATGCTTTTGGTCTGCCACAGCTTTGTGTCCGTATGAATACTCTTCATCAGATCCGGACGGAGTTGGAGGTTCTTGACAAAAGAATAATCTCTCATTTGAGAAATGGAGAATCTACTACCATGTCCATTTCAAGTGGGAAGGATGCCAAGTTTGAGCTTTCTCTTGCTGGTTGTCTTGAAGGAATTCAACAACTCTCTGAGGCAACTGCATACAAGGTTGTTTTCCATGATCTGAGTCATGTTCTCTGGGACGGTCTGTATGTTGGGGAACCAGCAAGTTCAAGGGTTGAACAATTCCTTAAGGAATTAGAGCCAAAGCTTGAGTTAATTGCGAGCACAGTGCACAACAAAGTCCGAAGTCGTGTTCTAACTGCCTTGATGAAAGTCTCCTTTGACGGGTTCTTGCTGGTGCTCCTTGCTGGTGGTCCATATCGTGCCTTCTCCCGCCGTGATTCTCAGTTAATAGAAGAAGATTTCACATCCCTCAAAAACTTGTATGTGGCTGACGGTGATGGGTTGCCACCAGAGTTGGTCGAGAAGGCGGCAACACCTGTAACAAATGTACTTCCTCTTTTCCGTGCTGAGACAGGAGAAGTGATTGATCGGTTTAAGCAGGTAGTTTCACGGGCCTATGGTCCTGCCATGTCCAAGCTGCCTCTCCCTCCAACTCCTGATAACTGGTCTCCATCAGACCCCAACACAGTCCTGCGGGTTCTCTGTCATCGGAATGATGAAGCAGCTACTAAATTCCTCAAAAAGAATTACGGCCTGCCAAAGAAACTGTAG
- the LOC116245893 gene encoding uncharacterized protein LOC116245893, producing the protein MDSFDCSLEMEPRTLRSVQLDVAREQAANVLKRETPEDATKIFTKGMKPVEDMGREEMLGQLIQSVEGNTNVPCELYASIGDGGEGILEKIHIEEPLTAPF; encoded by the exons ATGGATTCATTTGATTGCTCCCTCGAAATGGAGCCAAGGACCTTGAGATCTGTGCAATTGGATGTGGCAAGG GAACAAGCAGCAAACGTCCTCAAGAGGGAGACACCTGAAGACGCAACGAAAATCTTCACTAAG GGAATGAAGCCAGTGGAGGACATGGGAAGGGAAGAAATGCTGGGACAATTGATCCAGAGCGTAGAAGGGAATACCAATGTACCCTGCGAGTTGTATGCTTCGATTGGTGATGGTGGAGAAGGAATCCTTGAGAAAATCCACATTGAAGAACCCCTTACTGCTCCGTTCTGA